In a genomic window of Vigna angularis cultivar LongXiaoDou No.4 chromosome 6, ASM1680809v1, whole genome shotgun sequence:
- the LOC108343358 gene encoding F-box protein At5g46170, with product MSSQRADLACRIFPEPDASQIDHFDRLPDSLLLLVFNKIGDVKALGRCCVVSRRFHSLVPQVENVVVRVDCVISDDDSSSSSAASDKSRGPFWNLLRLVFGGIVKPIQTLGQFLGPKRPSSSSPTPSSSLAVGTDDDSDAGVTHHSPTQVLKNFNEIRLLRIELPSGELGIEDGVLLKWRADFGSTLDNCVILGASSVFHPKDVTDSAASAANCTDDNGSIPDSFYTNGGLKLRVVWTISSLIAASARHYLLQPIISEHGTLDNLVLTDADGQGVLYMNREQLEELRVKPLSASSASKRTLVPALNMRLWYAPHLELPDGVVLKGATLVAIRPSEQSPSTAKKEASDLSWVSTAFEEPYRTAATMLVKRRTYCLEMNSF from the coding sequence atGTCATCTCAGCGCGCAGATCTAGCGTGCCGGATCTTCCCGGAACCCGATGCATCCCAAATCGACCACTTCGATCGTCTCCCGGACTCCCTCCTCCTCCTCGTCTTCAACAAGATCGGCGACGTCAAAGCCCTAGGCCGCTGCTGCGTTGTTTCTCGCCGCTTCCACTCCCTCGTACCTCAGGTCGAAAACGTCGTCGTCCGCGTCGACTGCGTCATCTCCGACGACgactcttcctcctcctccgccGCCTCCGACAAGTCCCGCGGCCCTTTCTGGAACCTCCTCCGCCTCGTTTTCGGCGGAATCGTTAAGCCCATCCAAACCCTCGGCCAGTTCCTCGGCCCCAAACGCCCCTCCTCTTCCTCCCCCACCCCATCCTCCTCTCTTGCCGTCGGCACCGATGATGACTCGGACGCTGGCGTCACCCACCACTCCCCCACTCAGGTTCTGAAAAATTTCAATGAGATTCGCCTCCTCCGGATCGAGCTCCCCAGCGGCGAGCTTGGCATCGAAGATGGTGTCCTTCTCAAATGGCGTGCAGATTTCGGATCGACCCTCGATAATTGCGTCATCCTTGGCGCCTCCTCCGTTTTTCACCCAAAGGACGTCACCGACAGCGCCGCCTCCGCCGCCAATTGCACCGACGACAATGGAAGCATACCCGACTCGTTCTACACCAACGGCGGCCTCAAACTGCGCGTGGTTTGGACCATAAGCTCCCTGATCGCCGCCTCAGCTAGACATTACCTTCTGCAGCCTATAATTTCAGAGCACGGGACTCTCGACAATTTGGTCTTGACCGACGCTGATGGGCAGGGAGTGTTATACATGAATCGGGAACAGCTTGAGGAGCTGAGGGTGAAGCCCCTTTCGGCGTCGTCTGCGTCGAAGAGGACTCTCGTTCCGGCGCTCAACATGAGGCTGTGGTACGCGCCGCACCTTGAGTTGCCCGATGGGGTTGTGTTGAAGGGTGCCACGCTTGTGGCCATCAGGCCCAGCGAACAATCCCCCAGTACCGCCAAGAAGGAGGCTTCTGATTTGTCTTGGGTATCCACGGCGTTTGAGGAGCCTTATCGAACAGCTGCTACAATGCTTGTCAAGAGGAGGACTTATTGCCTTGAGATGAATTCGTTCTGA